The DNA sequence gaaaccCCCCCTACcactttcttcctcctcatcaacaTGTCACCTTCTTTCCCTCTTCACTTGCACTCATGCTGTCACATCCCCagacccccctcccccctcccccaccccacGCTGTCCTCACCTTCCACCCTCAAACCTTTTGTTTTGATCCTTTTTtcaataaaagaagaaaaatgttgacaaaAGCACTTTATGtattccctctctccttccatttCAGCCCATCCTGTAGTGCATCGCGCCTGCTGGGAAAGGCATGACTTTTAGCTTGTCTCTCATTCTTCCCTGTTGTAAATGGTAAAGgcaaaaaaatgataaaaaagatTTGATGCGTGGATTTCTAAATACAATAAAGATTGATATGAATTTGCTGTGActgatttttcttctttttcatgtaGAAGTGTTTAAtataaaaagcaaaagaaatgtAGATGCAGGAAAATCTTCTTTTCCTTGCGCCTAAATGGCTCCTCACATTATGCTGGACATTATTTATGTGCCCTGAGATGGAGTCTGAAGACTGCGGCGGCTGAGAGCAGACACAGGCTCTTTGACTGGAAATCTGCCCGGCCAAAGTAATCACGAACGCCGCTGCCAATTCTGCTAAAAGAGAAACTGCCCAATCGTTTCATGACATCATGCGATGGTTATTTGGCTCTTTTTACACCGTTTGTGATTTAATGTGCGTGATGCAGTTTGTTCAAACTCAAAGTCAGGATTTTCTTTTAGACAAAAGTCTGGTTCAAAAGGTGAAAAAGGATTCATGCAAGATATTAACTTCAAAAGCGCTCCAGCAGATTGCTTTATTTGGGAGTGCTTGTCTTAATCTGAGGAACAGACGGGGGCTGCTGTAGTGCTTCAATAGTTCTTAACCAGTTCCTGCTGGTTTTGTATCTTTCCTCTACGCAAGGAGGTAACGATGtcgtttgtatgtgtgtttgcaggattatgcaaaaaccatGCAGtggatttccatgacattttgagAAGGGGTGGGGCGTGGCCCAAGGAGGAATCCATTAAAttgtggtgcagatctggatttttatttgtgtttatttctcagataatatttcatagatcttgatggacaaaaaaaaaacaggcatgttaGGGGGATGGTATTTATGTGTACACAGTTAGGTGCAGCTCATTGGCTGtcaggagactgttgggccttggtggaggtatgtgctctacagAGTGCCATTCCAGTTCTGCCAGTTTTCATGTTGTGCTCACACTGCTTTTAACCCACTTTTATCCCTAAGAATATATTTTGCAAGCAGGACAGTATAACAGCTACAAAGAACGCCATATAGTCAGACCTGAATAACAGTTCCTGTCTGACTAGTTTCAGtggtttttctctttgtctgctgAGCTGTAGCTCAAGCTGCTTCAGAGCCAACCCCCGAGCAGCCTGTGAAGAGCAGTGTGGCACAGCGGTGCGTCTCAGCCCTCATCTGCCGTGAAAGGCATGCAGAGGTCACTCGAGATCAGGAACAGAACTTCCTGCCCTGGAGAAACGCCAGGACGTTGGAGTGCAGTCAATGAATGCTTGTTCTCTGTTAGTGCTGTACCCTCAGGGGAAGGTCCTGTGCCTTTCATTACTACCTTAGTGCACAGAGTCAGCCGGGATCTCTGCTGCCTTCCtcactctgctcctgctgcacataagcacagtggtgagtagtaataaagtatatttactGGAGTATTTACAAAAGCACATACTTTAGTGTTTTAATGTCATGCTTCACAGCTGTAGGTACCAGTTAGGATACAGATGAATATTTACAGTAGTATAATTCGTCCAACCAAAGCTGACTAATAATAAGGCAATCCCTACTACAGCTACAATTgccctcagtagagcacatacaccagccaaggcccaacagtccctctatgaaaccacgtttaaattcaatagacagcaaattgcacaaactcacaaTATCTATCACTCCCCTAAACATGCTTCATTTGTTTcatgaagatccatgaattatccccAGAGAAATCAACGAATATAACAATATCACAATGTTTAAGACAGTGAAGgtaaaattcctggatccagcccctgatccagatccacatcTGGAACCTTCCACTAGGTTTCGTGATAATCCATCCAGGaatttttgtgtaatgctgctaactaacaaataaaccaattcagatgaaaacatcatctccttggtggagataatgaGCATGAAGCTATAATCTGGTACTGGTGACATTTATGATCGGATTACAGCCtcaattaacaaaataaatacatagattttcaacatttttgttaacTTTTTAAGGAATAATGCACAGATCTTGAGTTTCTACTGTTAAAGACCTTGTTTTGTGACATATTTCTACCAAGAGAACGATCGTGTTGAAGGATGTGTTGGTCTTGGGGGAGCACTCTGCTGTTTGTGGTATTGCTGCACTACTTTAGTAAAATAAGTGCATACGTCTTCTACCTCATGAGACATGAGTCAGTTGTGATTACTTGATTTTCATTTCGAGTTCAAAATGTTGAGTGGACAACTGCACTATTTTTTGCTGTGGCAAACAAATGCGACGCTGCAGTTTGCTCTTTAGTCCAGGTCAACAACTAATCAGTAAAAGCACATTAGAACCAGACTCTCATGTCTATCCCCCTTGATCATCCTACTAATCTTTCTAGAAAGACGGGAGATTAGCATTTTCCTCCCCCACGGCCATATGCTGAGTTATTTAACTCATCTGTCTGGGATGAATCCTCGCTCATTTGCAACTTCAGAGAGAATTGACTTGGTCATTATGGACGTGTTCCTCCAGATGAGGCCGCGTGTCCCCAGGGATCCGTGGAGAGGAACAGGATGTGCGAGGAAATGGTGTGAGTCATCTCTGAGCGTCAGGGCGagcaatcagtcaatcaataaCCCCATTCACTCCGTCATGCTGCTCTGACTCAGCATCTGTGCAGCtaaaaggagaaggagggggaaaCACAGTTAAATTTGTTGATGAGTATGCAAACATCAAGCACTGAAATAGGCCGTACTTTATGTATTAAGCGAAGaattaaacaatttaataaTCTTTGGTtctatttttttgttgtggagACAGATCCTGCTGATTATCCTCCCTCCCACCAGGAGCACCGAACAGGAAGCACTGGTCGGCAAATGGACAGGGTTGTTTCTATAGCGACAAAAGGGAGTGTAAATGCCCTCCTGCTCCTTAACTGGATGAGACTGGAGGAGGGGAACTAATGGAGGACAGAGTGGGATGGACAGGgacctttttaaaaattctgTCCCAGAGGGAGGCGCAGAGAGCCGAGGGGGTTGggggatgtgtttttttcttctaaatttATCCCCAAAGACTGTGAAAGCCtgtattgattttattgatGTCGAGTTTACAATTCTACAGCGACCACTTAATGGGGATTTTTGAGGTCATTTCAGCTTCAAACTACTTTGGTCCTCATCTCATACATGTGCACCTCTCAGAGTTTTATaaagtaaaactgaatttgctttattaatgTCAACGTTTGTGGCTTTAGAGAGATTAAAGATTCAAGGTTTAGATGATTTGATCAACATATATTGTATTTTGGTTTAATGGATGTTGGTGTGTCATGTATGGTAAACAGTCTGTTatattactgttttatttatccTCATATAAATCATCAATATAGCATTGTCTGGCATTTTATCTGTTGCTGTCTCTATTTTAGTTTATTCATGTATCCTGTTATATCACATATAAGCAGTAATGCGAtgtaacaaaatacatttacttcattactgttcTTAAGTACATTTATCATGAATCAATACTTAACTTAAGTAGATTCATTTTTggatacttttcacttttacctcactacatatatcagcaaatatttgtattctctactctttcaaacattttctgtttagtttGTGTAATATatcttcacattgttttttttatattttgtttaagTAATCGAGAACGACAGTAGAATTtatccactgatccaatcaggacaggcagcatcactggtgaagacTCATAATGATGAAGACTAAAATATCAGGAATAGGATGCActcatatttaaaacatatctGTTACTTTTTACTAGAAAATTGGTAGTTTTACATCAATACACATTTGTCTATTTACTAGTACTTGTACttaagtgaaatgtttgagtacttcctccaccactgcacaTAAGACGTTTTTCAACCTCTTGTAGTTATAGGACTATATGCACATGACACAAAATTATACAAGAATAATTGTATTGATGGACATTACTCTACTGTGCTTTACTAAGTCATTATTCGTTTCCTCAGAGATATCTTTACTCACAAATACATTCATAAACACTTTCATCTGCATATAACTACATTGTAGTGTGTTGTTAACCACCTGTTTGATGTTATGTTGTGCTATGGAGAtgcttaaaggaaaaaaaattacattccATTTCTTTATAAATATTGTTCTTGTTGAAATGGTGGAACTATTTCTCATCTACTGTAACTGTTAGTTTGTTATTCAGCCCCTTGATGGCGCTGTACTCACTGGAAATGATGGTAGTGCTGTACCTGAGGATTTAGTCTCATGAAGATGTTGATGTTTATTTGCAGTGTGAGTTGTGAGACCTCTGAGAAAAGTATTTGAGAAAGTTAAGTTTagttaagtttttttttttttttttgcataaattATTTCAAGCTATATTCAGCCTCAttacatcatttatttaatccGGAGTAGAAATATCAGGCTCATAATGCAATTAAATGGATTTTCGCAATCTTCATTattgaggataaaaaaaagtcctgaTGTGAAGTCAATCCATCCATTCTGGTTCTGATGGGTTGTTCTGACCCTTTCAATTCAAGTTATATAAGTATAGGTCCGGAAGTGGCTCAACCACAGAGGTTGTTTATATGAATCTGCCATTCTATCTATGACAACATCTGTCAGAGTAGGTGAAAACACAGACGTTTCCTGCTCAGGAGTTTTGTGTGTCAGTCTCAGTCATTGTCAGCATGTCTGCTGTCGGCCTGAAGCTCGTaaccctcctctgcttctcctgtACGGCCCTGAGTGTCCCAGGTAAGACAAATTACATGTGAAGCGACCAAGTAAGTAATTTCAGTCATGTAAGGCAGGTTGAATTCATGCCTGGAgtgaacatgtttctgttttatatgtGTAGAAAGGTGCCAAGTGGTGTGGAAAAAAGCTGGAGAAACCACCACCATCGAGTGCAGGATGTCTGACAGGACTGATGGGTACTTGGATCTGTGTAGGGGTGTCTGTGAGGACGATAAAGTCATTTACGCGGAGTCAGAAAAAGTTGACATTGTGCCAGCATTCAGAGGCAGGGTTCACACCAATGGAACATATCCCAACGTGGACATTTCAATAGTAAACTTGACTTCTGCTGACACAGCGCTGTACTGGTGTGTGTACAAGAAATTTGACGAGGTGACCGGCAGCGTAATTAAGACGTCCGGAGGATCTGTGGTCCTGGTGGTGACAGGTgggcttcatttatttttctgcaaaTTTGATACTGAATCTTTTGGCTCAAAATTTCTTCTGAGCATAAATGTAACACTGTGACAGAAGTGAttcaaaatgtgacatttatacAATAATTCAAGCATTTATTCAGTCACAGAAAGTAAACTTCTGCTTTAGCATAATTTTTATTC is a window from the Hippoglossus hippoglossus isolate fHipHip1 chromosome 8, fHipHip1.pri, whole genome shotgun sequence genome containing:
- the LOC117766986 gene encoding uncharacterized protein LOC117766986 — encoded protein: MSAVGLKLVTLLCFSCTALSVPERCQVVWKKAGETTTIECRMSDRTDGYLDLCRGVCEDDKVIYAESEKVDIVPAFRGRVHTNGTYPNVDISIVNLTSADTALYWCVYKKFDEVTGSVIKTSGGSVVLVVTEDGGGSANGNQACETDHQKLLLVAVVIAGVVLFGFILGACIWIILKTKTYRLSVKPRRVPNNEVYEDMRSTIRR